In Myxococcales bacterium, a single window of DNA contains:
- a CDS encoding arginine N-succinyltransferase, with product MLILRPIAAEDLDDLFVLAEQLDSMNLPRDREFLKHRIAHSEHSFAQHGNSNDPPIYVFVMKDQEADKVIGTSMIISKHGVPGSPYYWFEVSTEERSSVELGKRFVHTKLRLRSTEDGPTEIGGLILDPAYRNHPQKCGKALSIVRFAYMSMHPDRFQREITAEMLSPFKESGGNLLWDAFGQHFTGLDYREADHLSARNKQFIADLFPRDPVYANLFPKNVQETIGTPNETAKAAVRILEKIGFRYLNQVDPFDGGPYYGASRDAITSVRERRELVLPGDCSDEHDLAGAPLALLSSETQRGFRATVVPIEEWGTPLVTKECREALGVAAGERVTVTPLP from the coding sequence GTGCTGATTCTACGGCCCATTGCGGCCGAGGATCTGGACGACCTGTTCGTCCTGGCCGAGCAACTCGATTCGATGAACCTTCCGCGCGATCGGGAGTTCCTGAAGCATCGCATTGCACACTCTGAGCATTCCTTCGCTCAGCACGGCAATTCCAACGATCCGCCAATCTACGTCTTTGTGATGAAAGACCAGGAGGCGGACAAGGTCATCGGGACTTCGATGATCATCTCCAAACACGGCGTTCCCGGCAGCCCGTACTACTGGTTCGAAGTGTCGACCGAGGAGCGGAGCAGTGTCGAACTGGGAAAACGCTTCGTCCATACAAAACTCCGGCTGCGTTCCACCGAAGATGGGCCGACCGAAATCGGCGGCTTGATCCTCGACCCGGCGTACCGCAACCACCCGCAGAAGTGCGGCAAAGCCCTTTCGATCGTGCGCTTCGCCTACATGTCGATGCACCCCGATCGATTCCAGCGAGAGATCACGGCGGAGATGCTCTCTCCGTTCAAGGAATCGGGCGGCAACCTCCTGTGGGACGCGTTCGGTCAACACTTCACCGGGCTCGATTACCGCGAAGCAGACCATCTCTCGGCCCGCAACAAACAATTCATCGCCGATCTGTTTCCGCGAGATCCCGTCTACGCAAATCTGTTTCCAAAGAACGTGCAGGAGACGATCGGTACGCCGAACGAGACCGCCAAAGCCGCGGTGCGAATCCTCGAGAAGATCGGCTTCCGCTACCTCAACCAGGTAGATCCCTTCGACGGGGGTCCTTACTACGGTGCGTCGCGAGACGCGATTACATCGGTACGCGAGCGACGCGAACTCGTGCTCCCGGGAGACTGCAGCGACGAACACGATCTAGCGGGGGCACCCCTGGCGCTGCTGTCGAGCGAAACGCAGCGGGGTTTCCGCGCAACCGTGGTCCCAATAGAAGAGTGGGGCACGCCTCTTGTTACCAAGGAATGCCGCGAAGCCCTCGGCGTAGCGGCTGGAGAACGGGTAACCGTCACACCGCTGCCATGA
- a CDS encoding aminotransferase class III-fold pyridoxal phosphate-dependent enzyme — MARRKKPSPIDSLVGSEPVREAARALIAAVQHEAADRSLGPKAYAKSIRELERMRGRPLIYPILTSGAGRGARVWLADGTMKLDFIGGIGVYAFGHNDAELLETAVVAAANDAVFQGHLMPGPEELRLSRALLRHSGPRLKHVWLSLSGAVANENALKMIFQKHAPAEKIVVFEGGFHGRTMATAEMTDRPAFREGIPLKGNVLYVPFYDPSDPDSTDKTLAALEGHLRRYPGQIAGMCFEIIQGEGGFNTAPREFFADVMGLCKEAKIAVWVDEVQTFVRTGELFAFRKLELDDLVDIATAGKLLQGSATLFCKEYNPRPGLVAGTYAGSTVGMAVGAHMIDRLETEGYLGSEGRIALLGGRIRRRFQSLAKRMPKTIGPCSGTGAMQAFVPWNGAPEVVSAVLKAAFDDGLILLGAGSNPSKIRMLPAVNTTDEELEAGFAILEKALVQVREELGLPC; from the coding sequence ATGGCGCGCAGAAAAAAACCTTCACCGATTGATTCGCTGGTGGGATCGGAACCGGTGCGCGAAGCCGCTCGCGCACTGATCGCAGCGGTGCAACATGAAGCCGCCGACCGATCCCTCGGTCCGAAAGCCTACGCCAAATCCATCCGCGAACTCGAACGGATGCGAGGGCGTCCGCTCATCTATCCGATCCTCACCTCCGGTGCGGGAAGAGGTGCAAGGGTGTGGCTGGCCGACGGCACCATGAAGCTCGATTTCATCGGCGGCATCGGGGTCTACGCGTTTGGCCACAACGACGCGGAACTCCTCGAAACGGCGGTCGTGGCCGCCGCAAATGATGCCGTCTTCCAGGGACATCTGATGCCCGGCCCGGAGGAACTGCGCTTGTCGCGAGCGTTGCTGCGACACTCGGGCCCGCGCCTCAAGCACGTCTGGCTTTCGTTGTCGGGGGCCGTGGCAAACGAAAACGCCCTCAAGATGATCTTTCAAAAACATGCCCCGGCCGAGAAGATCGTGGTCTTCGAAGGTGGATTTCACGGTCGCACGATGGCGACGGCCGAGATGACCGACCGCCCCGCCTTCCGCGAGGGCATCCCGTTGAAGGGCAACGTGCTCTACGTGCCGTTCTACGACCCCAGCGATCCCGATTCAACTGACAAAACCCTGGCCGCGCTCGAGGGGCATCTTCGCAGATACCCGGGACAAATTGCCGGCATGTGCTTCGAAATAATTCAGGGAGAGGGCGGGTTCAACACCGCACCGCGCGAATTTTTTGCCGACGTGATGGGTCTCTGCAAGGAAGCGAAGATTGCGGTGTGGGTCGATGAAGTGCAGACCTTTGTGAGGACCGGCGAACTGTTTGCGTTCCGCAAGCTCGAGTTGGATGACCTGGTCGACATCGCTACAGCGGGCAAGTTGTTGCAGGGCAGCGCCACGCTGTTCTGCAAAGAATACAACCCGCGACCAGGTCTCGTCGCCGGCACCTACGCGGGGAGCACCGTCGGCATGGCGGTGGGCGCACACATGATTGATCGCCTTGAAACTGAAGGCTATCTCGGGTCGGAAGGACGCATTGCGCTGCTTGGGGGGCGTATCCGGCGACGCTTCCAATCTCTTGCCAAGCGCATGCCCAAGACGATCGGCCCCTGTTCGGGCACGGGAGCCATGCAGGCGTTCGTTCCCTGGAACGGCGCACCCGAAGTCGTGAGTGCCGTTCTCAAGGCGGCGTTCGACGATGGCTTGATTCTCCTGGGGGCGGGTTCGAACCCGAGCAAGATTCGCATGTTGCCCGCGGTGAACACGACGGACGAAGAACTCGAAGCCGGTTTTGCAATCCTGGAGAAGGCCTTGGTCCAGGTGCGCGAAGAGCTAGGACTCCCGTGCTGA